The following proteins are co-located in the Flectobacillus major DSM 103 genome:
- a CDS encoding DUF3883 domain-containing protein has product MNNKGNKHENYEILNLLGYGLAKFDNEFIKEFGFETKLSFFEYFVELGLVETGSVVKNRMDLFDPFFNNNRKGWWQKGDAYIHRKLLIDSLFGNENVVGYSNIVKLYLKNEFNVTGIFVDVKPIIKSRFKKLQETGLEAELYFMNNYNSIEAFKNGTIEDARLYGDGYDFQINVNENSFLAEVKGIRAKKGKFRLTENEYFKAKEYENDYIVTLVLNLDNIPTFLTIDNPLKNLKFEERVIKSKEIREYHLISDIC; this is encoded by the coding sequence ATGAATAATAAAGGAAACAAACACGAAAACTATGAAATCCTAAACCTATTAGGTTATGGATTAGCTAAATTTGACAATGAGTTTATCAAAGAATTTGGTTTTGAAACTAAACTTTCATTTTTTGAGTACTTTGTTGAATTGGGACTAGTTGAAACAGGAAGTGTCGTAAAAAATAGAATGGATTTATTTGACCCTTTTTTTAACAATAATAGAAAAGGTTGGTGGCAAAAAGGCGATGCTTATATTCATAGAAAATTATTGATTGATAGTTTATTTGGAAATGAAAATGTAGTTGGATATTCAAATATTGTCAAACTCTATTTGAAGAATGAATTTAATGTTACAGGGATTTTTGTTGATGTAAAACCAATTATTAAATCAAGATTCAAAAAACTTCAAGAAACAGGATTGGAAGCAGAACTATATTTTATGAACAATTATAACTCTATAGAGGCTTTTAAAAATGGAACTATTGAAGATGCTCGTTTGTATGGAGACGGATACGATTTTCAAATCAATGTTAATGAAAATTCATTTTTAGCCGAAGTGAAAGGTATTAGAGCTAAAAAAGGAAAGTTTAGACTTACTGAAAACGAATATTTTAAAGCTAAAGAATACGAAAACGATTATATAGTTACTTTGGTATTAAATTTAGATAATATACCAACCTTTCTAACAATAGATAATCCTTTAAAAAATCTAAAATTTGAAGAAAGAGTTATTAAATCAAAAGAAATCAGAGAGTATCATTTAATATCAGATATATGTTAA
- a CDS encoding cytochrome-c peroxidase — MKKYLLYFLGMIAWIMACQKPSQDLSASFKNHLLADIDSLNQDVALLLKTVEQNQGLGNMQKQFVQTRLQYKKIAFATSYFMPSTTRLVNGAPLNEIEIEENTINEPGGLQVIEGYLYPTFDMTTKQELVHEIRKLQTELKRYQNFSDLEITEAQIVDAIRLQVFRLMSLDLSGFDTPLCNNRLPEITHSLQGIQQYLQLFPTENKTINTVLEKAILYTQRQTSNRLNHLELLSNYLIPVSKSLLEWQQQNHISSLNDKRPLRSTAYSYFEKEAFFPDFYTYNTDLYTNLDKVALGKTLFFDTILSDNNQQSCASCHQPDKAFTDGMPQAMGLDKKPVKRNTPTLLYAGLQAKQFYDLSVNTLEEQAKTVIHNKSEMHGSLAKAVLKIQEQRAYLDLFKRAFPQQKTPNESQIQNALGAFVRSLAPFESPFDAYMRGQQNSLTAEQQQGFNVFMGKAKCGTCHFMPIFNGTVPPEFLQTESEVIGTFATPQSTKIDTDKGRGALNPQIADWHFAFKTPTLRNIAKTAPYMHNGQYPDLVSVIDFYNEGGALGRGVDLPNQTLADTQLNLDSVEKKALIAFLHALNDK, encoded by the coding sequence ATGAAAAAGTATTTATTGTATTTTTTGGGTATGATTGCTTGGATAATGGCTTGTCAGAAGCCAAGCCAAGACCTTTCTGCGTCTTTCAAAAACCACCTGTTGGCCGATATTGACTCGCTGAATCAGGACGTAGCTTTGTTGTTGAAAACCGTAGAGCAAAATCAAGGCCTTGGAAATATGCAAAAGCAGTTTGTCCAAACCCGTTTACAGTATAAAAAAATAGCTTTTGCCACAAGCTATTTTATGCCTTCTACCACTCGGTTAGTTAATGGAGCACCTCTCAATGAAATAGAAATAGAAGAAAATACAATTAACGAACCAGGAGGCTTGCAGGTAATAGAAGGATATCTATATCCAACCTTCGATATGACAACCAAGCAAGAACTCGTTCATGAAATTCGTAAATTACAAACAGAATTAAAGCGATACCAAAACTTCAGCGATCTCGAAATTACGGAAGCTCAGATAGTAGATGCTATCCGTTTACAAGTTTTTCGCCTGATGTCGTTAGATTTGAGTGGTTTTGATACACCTCTTTGCAACAACCGACTTCCCGAAATAACACATAGCTTACAAGGAATACAACAGTATTTACAACTGTTTCCAACTGAAAATAAAACGATAAATACGGTTTTAGAAAAAGCTATATTGTATACCCAAAGACAAACTAGCAATCGCCTCAACCACCTTGAATTGTTGAGTAATTACCTTATTCCTGTGTCGAAATCACTGCTTGAATGGCAACAACAAAACCATATTTCTAGCCTCAATGACAAAAGGCCATTGCGTTCTACAGCGTATTCGTATTTTGAAAAAGAAGCATTCTTTCCTGATTTTTATACTTATAATACTGATTTATACACCAATCTCGACAAGGTAGCTTTAGGAAAAACTTTGTTTTTTGATACTATTTTATCAGATAATAACCAGCAAAGTTGTGCTTCTTGTCACCAGCCCGACAAAGCCTTTACCGATGGTATGCCCCAAGCGATGGGTCTAGACAAAAAGCCTGTCAAACGTAATACACCTACACTTTTATACGCAGGTTTGCAAGCCAAGCAGTTTTATGACCTTTCGGTGAATACGCTCGAAGAGCAAGCCAAAACGGTTATTCATAACAAGTCCGAAATGCACGGTTCTTTGGCCAAAGCTGTACTCAAAATTCAAGAACAGCGTGCATATCTTGACCTATTCAAAAGAGCATTTCCACAACAAAAAACGCCCAATGAATCGCAAATTCAAAATGCTCTTGGTGCATTTGTTCGTTCTTTAGCTCCATTTGAGAGTCCTTTTGATGCCTATATGCGAGGCCAGCAGAATAGCCTCACAGCCGAACAACAACAAGGATTTAATGTATTTATGGGTAAAGCAAAATGTGGTACTTGCCATTTTATGCCTATTTTTAATGGAACAGTTCCGCCCGAATTTCTACAAACCGAATCGGAAGTAATAGGGACTTTTGCAACCCCTCAAAGTACTAAAATAGACACAGATAAAGGCCGTGGGGCACTCAACCCACAAATAGCAGATTGGCATTTTGCCTTCAAAACGCCCACTTTACGGAATATTGCCAAAACAGCTCCGTATATGCACAATGGACAATATCCCGATTTGGTATCGGTAATTGATTTTTATAATGAAGGAGGTGCCCTTGGTCGTGGGGTTGATTTACCTAATCAAACCTTAGCCGACACTCAACTCAATCTTGATTCAGTTGAAAAAAAGGCTTTAATAGCTTTTCTACATGCTCTAAACGACAAATAG
- a CDS encoding homogentisate 1,2-dioxygenase, whose translation MPIYHRLGEIPAKRHIQFEKPDSGLFYEELFGTIGFDGMSSLLYHHQRPTQVKAILESIDTSPKIAISKNLASRKLIGFQVDPQDDYLASRVTLLVNNDLHIGLAAPKQSLTQYFYKNADADELLFIHKGTGTLRTMLGNIPFEYGDYLVIPRGMIYQIDFDTADNRLLFVESFHPIYTPKRYRNHFGQLMEHSPYCERDYKLPQQLETHNEQGDFLIKIKKQQTLHSVVYAAHPFDIVGWDGYNFPWGFSIHNFEPITGRIHQPPPVHQTFQTDAFVVCSFCPRLYDYHPKAIPAPYNHSNIDSDEVLYYVDGDFMSRNDIAAGHISLHPAGIPHGPHPGAMERSLGKTQTQELAVMVDTFRPLMLTEAAIKIDDGKYYQSWLAS comes from the coding sequence ATGCCAATATATCATCGCCTTGGAGAAATTCCAGCTAAAAGACATATTCAATTTGAAAAACCCGATTCGGGGTTATTTTATGAAGAATTGTTTGGTACTATCGGTTTCGATGGAATGTCTAGTTTGCTGTATCATCATCAACGGCCTACGCAAGTAAAGGCTATTTTGGAAAGCATAGACACCAGTCCTAAAATTGCCATTAGCAAAAATTTAGCTTCACGCAAATTGATAGGCTTTCAGGTAGACCCACAAGACGATTATTTAGCAAGCAGAGTTACCTTGCTGGTAAACAACGACTTGCATATTGGTTTGGCAGCACCCAAGCAATCACTAACACAATATTTCTATAAAAACGCCGATGCCGACGAACTCCTTTTTATCCATAAAGGAACAGGCACTTTGCGGACAATGCTGGGAAACATACCCTTTGAGTATGGCGATTATCTTGTTATTCCGAGGGGTATGATTTACCAAATTGATTTTGATACAGCTGATAACCGTTTGCTATTTGTCGAATCATTTCATCCGATTTATACACCAAAACGATACCGAAATCACTTTGGACAATTGATGGAACATTCGCCTTATTGCGAGCGCGACTACAAGCTGCCCCAGCAATTAGAAACCCATAACGAGCAAGGAGATTTTTTGATAAAAATCAAAAAACAACAAACCTTGCATTCGGTAGTATATGCGGCACATCCGTTTGATATTGTTGGCTGGGATGGCTATAATTTTCCTTGGGGATTTTCTATTCATAATTTTGAGCCTATTACTGGCCGTATTCATCAGCCCCCTCCTGTACATCAAACGTTTCAGACCGATGCCTTTGTGGTGTGTTCTTTTTGCCCAAGACTTTACGATTATCATCCAAAGGCTATTCCTGCACCTTATAATCACTCCAATATCGACTCAGACGAGGTTTTGTATTATGTCGATGGCGACTTTATGAGTAGAAATGATATTGCGGCAGGACATATCTCGCTACACCCTGCGGGTATTCCACATGGGCCACACCCAGGGGCTATGGAACGGAGCTTGGGCAAAACCCAAACTCAAGAATTGGCCGTTATGGTTGATACTTTCCGCCCGCTAATGCTGACAGAAGCAGCCATAAAAATAGACGATGGCAAATATTATCAGTCTTGGTTGGCATCATAA
- a CDS encoding phenylalanine 4-monooxygenase has product MKYDFKPFSMHQVYENYTQEDFEVWKILFERQMQQLPSVASKEYLEGIKRVNFSASKIPNYDETNALLSHYTGWRIHVVPGLIANRPFFELMQAKNFCASTWLRSRSQLAYLEEPDMFHDIFGHVPLLSNQSVCHFLEELARIALRFVEDEEAVEYIARLYWYTVEFGLIHEDGALKIYGAGILSSSGESVYCLENTSVKRLPYHIKMIFDTPYIKDRFQAQYFVIDSYAMLFDSIPEIEAELEQRMALKHKKTFNFHDSEIGYHYASI; this is encoded by the coding sequence ATGAAATACGATTTTAAGCCCTTTTCAATGCATCAAGTATATGAAAATTATACACAGGAGGACTTTGAGGTTTGGAAAATCCTTTTTGAACGCCAGATGCAACAATTGCCCAGTGTAGCAAGCAAAGAATACTTAGAAGGAATCAAAAGGGTAAATTTTTCGGCCAGCAAGATTCCTAATTATGACGAAACCAATGCTTTACTCAGTCATTATACAGGTTGGCGAATTCATGTAGTACCAGGTTTAATAGCCAATCGTCCATTTTTTGAACTGATGCAAGCCAAAAACTTTTGTGCTTCTACTTGGCTACGAAGCCGCTCACAATTAGCGTATTTAGAAGAACCAGATATGTTTCATGATATTTTTGGTCATGTACCTTTATTATCTAATCAATCAGTATGTCATTTTTTAGAAGAATTGGCCAGAATTGCGTTACGCTTTGTCGAAGACGAAGAGGCCGTAGAATATATTGCTCGGCTTTACTGGTATACCGTCGAATTTGGTTTGATTCATGAAGATGGAGCTCTCAAAATTTATGGAGCAGGCATTCTGTCGTCATCGGGCGAGAGTGTTTATTGCCTAGAAAATACCTCCGTAAAGCGGCTGCCTTACCATATTAAGATGATTTTTGATACACCTTATATCAAAGACCGTTTTCAAGCCCAGTACTTTGTCATAGATTCTTATGCCATGTTGTTTGATTCTATTCCAGAAATAGAAGCCGAACTTGAACAACGAATGGCCTTAAAACATAAAAAAACTTTCAATTTTCACGATTCTGAAATAGGATATCATTATGCAAGTATATGA
- the hppD gene encoding 4-hydroxyphenylpyruvate dioxygenase — protein MQVYETNTPVAEVSSSDFLPLNGTDYIEMYVGNARQAAHYFQTAFGFQPLAYAGLSTGLRDHESYVLVQDKIRLVLTSPLVANTAIGKHIDQHGDGVKVIALWVDDAQKSFDETVKRGAEPVFAPIIESDKDGQVVRSAIKTYGDTIHIFVERRHYSGIFLPHFVAWQPHYQPSSTGLKYVDHMVGNVGWNEMNQWTNFYANVMGFSQLVSFDDNDISTEYTALMSKVMSNGNGRIKFPINEPAEGKKKSQVEEYLDFYGGAGVQHIAVATDNILETVKEMLSRGVEFLQVPASYYETLAERVGVIDEEINALKELNILVDRDEEGYLLQIFTKPVVVRPTVFFEIIQRKGAKSFGKGNFKALFEAIEREQALRGTL, from the coding sequence ATGCAAGTATATGAAACAAATACCCCTGTAGCAGAGGTATCTTCAAGCGATTTTTTGCCCCTTAATGGCACCGATTATATAGAAATGTACGTGGGCAATGCCCGTCAGGCTGCCCATTATTTCCAAACAGCCTTTGGTTTTCAGCCTTTGGCTTATGCAGGACTTAGCACGGGGCTTCGCGACCACGAAAGTTATGTGCTTGTACAAGACAAAATCAGACTCGTACTTACAAGCCCTTTGGTGGCAAATACCGCCATTGGCAAACATATCGACCAGCACGGTGATGGCGTAAAAGTAATAGCCCTGTGGGTAGACGATGCCCAAAAGTCGTTTGATGAAACGGTAAAAAGAGGGGCAGAGCCAGTTTTTGCTCCTATTATCGAGTCCGATAAAGATGGGCAAGTAGTGCGTTCGGCTATCAAAACGTATGGCGATACCATCCATATTTTTGTTGAGCGTCGTCATTATTCAGGGATATTTCTACCTCATTTTGTGGCTTGGCAACCTCATTATCAACCAAGCTCTACGGGCTTAAAATACGTAGACCACATGGTAGGCAATGTTGGCTGGAATGAAATGAACCAATGGACTAATTTTTATGCTAATGTAATGGGATTTTCGCAGTTAGTTTCTTTCGATGACAACGATATTTCGACCGAATACACAGCCTTGATGAGCAAGGTGATGTCGAATGGCAATGGGCGTATCAAATTCCCTATTAATGAACCCGCCGAAGGAAAGAAAAAATCGCAAGTAGAAGAGTACCTAGATTTTTATGGTGGTGCAGGAGTTCAGCATATAGCAGTAGCTACCGACAATATTCTTGAAACCGTTAAGGAAATGCTCAGTAGAGGCGTGGAGTTTTTGCAAGTACCAGCTAGCTATTATGAAACCTTGGCCGAGCGAGTGGGTGTCATTGATGAGGAAATCAATGCCCTAAAAGAACTCAATATTTTAGTTGACCGAGACGAAGAGGGCTATTTACTCCAAATATTCACAAAACCTGTAGTTGTAAGACCTACTGTGTTTTTTGAAATAATCCAAAGAAAAGGTGCTAAATCCTTTGGAAAAGGAAATTTTAAAGCACTTTTTGAGGCAATTGAAAGAGAACAAGCCCTCAGAGGTACACTTTAA
- a CDS encoding MarR family winged helix-turn-helix transcriptional regulator, protein MTTNPNDHRAYFFKIDTTIKKIRQSLQKKLDDAQLDITVDQWVLLDHIFRNQSSGISQNELAEMTVKDAPTVTRIIDLLVKKGLAERSMAESDRRRFNITLTESGIQKFHEAFPIVAEVRRKGWGMLSEDDYQTFVRILDSIYINITS, encoded by the coding sequence ATGACTACTAACCCCAACGATCATAGGGCTTATTTCTTTAAAATTGATACAACAATTAAAAAAATCAGACAGAGTCTTCAGAAAAAACTAGACGATGCCCAACTAGATATTACTGTTGACCAATGGGTACTTTTGGACCATATTTTCAGAAACCAGTCGTCAGGAATTAGTCAGAATGAACTAGCCGAAATGACCGTAAAAGATGCTCCAACGGTTACTCGTATTATTGATTTGTTGGTAAAAAAAGGACTTGCCGAGCGTTCCATGGCCGAATCTGACCGTCGCCGCTTTAATATTACGCTTACAGAAAGTGGTATTCAAAAATTTCATGAAGCGTTTCCTATTGTGGCCGAAGTACGTAGAAAAGGCTGGGGAATGTTGTCGGAAGATGATTACCAAACTTTTGTAAGAATCCTTGACTCGATTTATATCAATATCACTTCATAA
- the fahA gene encoding fumarylacetoacetase encodes MQRIETWLEIPADSDFSIYNLPFGIFSDRLNPNPRIGVAIGDYILDISLLTRMGLLNEWPFDQHVLDASILNPLMRLGRQAAQDLRKCLQHILQKDFPLQVSIQQQILVPQALATMHMPFTIGDYTDFYSSIEHAQNVGKMFRDPQNALLPNWRHLPVAYHGRASSIRLSGTNFLRPLGQIIDKQSSSPENPVPILSPTKALDFELEIATVIGASSKLGKAISVQEAEEYVFGFVLFNDWSARDIQRWEYQPLGPFLGKNFFSSISPWVVTIDALAYFRTTQPEQNPAVLPYLQTEGLPNFDINLSVYVQPQQSQGMEVCRTNFREMYWNIAQQIAHHTINGCNLNTGDLLASGTISGSEEGTYGSLLELSESGKKPIVFPDGTTRTFLEDFDKVIIKGWAEKDGFRVGFGKLENQVIQQPIKK; translated from the coding sequence ATGCAACGTATAGAAACTTGGCTTGAAATACCAGCCGATTCTGATTTTAGTATATACAACCTTCCTTTTGGTATTTTCTCTGATAGGCTCAATCCCAATCCTCGTATTGGCGTAGCTATTGGCGACTATATCCTTGATATTTCGTTGCTAACTCGTATGGGGCTTCTGAATGAATGGCCTTTTGATCAGCACGTTCTTGACGCATCAATCCTAAATCCATTGATGCGTCTTGGTCGACAAGCTGCCCAAGATTTACGAAAGTGTCTTCAACATATTTTACAAAAAGACTTTCCTTTACAGGTATCTATTCAACAGCAAATCCTTGTACCACAGGCATTAGCTACTATGCACATGCCTTTTACTATTGGCGATTACACCGACTTTTATTCTAGTATTGAACATGCCCAGAATGTAGGCAAAATGTTCCGTGACCCTCAGAATGCTCTTTTACCCAACTGGCGACATTTACCTGTGGCCTATCATGGTAGAGCTTCATCTATTCGTTTGTCTGGAACAAACTTTTTGCGTCCACTTGGGCAGATTATTGATAAACAATCCAGTAGCCCCGAAAACCCTGTTCCTATATTATCGCCTACAAAAGCACTGGATTTTGAATTAGAAATAGCTACCGTAATCGGGGCTTCGTCCAAGCTAGGTAAGGCTATTTCGGTACAAGAAGCCGAAGAATATGTGTTTGGCTTTGTCCTATTCAATGATTGGTCGGCACGAGACATTCAGCGTTGGGAATATCAGCCATTAGGGCCATTTTTGGGTAAAAACTTCTTTTCCTCAATATCGCCTTGGGTAGTAACCATCGATGCTCTGGCGTATTTCAGAACAACCCAACCAGAGCAAAATCCTGCTGTTTTACCGTATTTACAAACGGAAGGTTTACCCAATTTTGATATTAATCTTAGCGTATATGTACAACCTCAACAAAGCCAAGGGATGGAAGTATGTAGAACCAATTTTAGGGAAATGTACTGGAATATTGCTCAGCAAATAGCTCACCATACTATCAATGGCTGCAACCTCAACACTGGCGACTTGCTAGCATCTGGTACTATATCGGGTTCGGAAGAAGGAACTTACGGCTCTCTTTTAGAGCTCAGCGAAAGCGGGAAAAAGCCAATTGTATTTCCAGATGGTACAACTCGAACCTTTTTAGAGGATTTTGATAAAGTAATTATAAAAGGCTGGGCAGAAAAGGATGGATTTAGGGTAGGATTTGGTAAATTAGAGAATCAGGTAATACAACAACCTATCAAAAAGTAA
- a CDS encoding flavin reductase family protein, translated as MLSLNPSEIESREFYSFTNSAVVPRPIAFASTVDANGRVNLSPFSFFNVMGINPPILVFSPNKRGRDGSQKNTTENLWDVPEVVINLVDYAIVQQMSLASCEYEKGINEFEKAGLTPLASHKVKPPRVKESPVQFECKVLEIKEYGSANLMICEIVMAHFSESILNEKGKIDQLKTDFVARLGGDWYAHIRPEVMFEVPKPNVHKGIGVDQIPNFIKQSGIFSGNDLGKLGNVSSLPSNEEISVFMHTNPEKPSFEKAQQYLAQNQTQKAWLTLLSIGR; from the coding sequence ATGCTAAGTCTTAATCCCTCAGAAATAGAATCAAGAGAGTTTTATAGTTTTACTAATTCGGCCGTAGTGCCTCGCCCTATTGCTTTTGCCTCAACAGTAGATGCCAATGGACGCGTAAATCTTAGCCCCTTTAGTTTTTTCAATGTAATGGGTATCAACCCTCCAATTCTGGTATTTTCGCCCAATAAACGTGGGCGTGATGGTTCACAAAAAAATACTACCGAAAACCTCTGGGATGTACCCGAAGTAGTAATCAATTTGGTTGATTATGCCATTGTTCAGCAAATGTCACTTGCAAGTTGCGAATACGAAAAAGGTATTAATGAATTTGAAAAAGCAGGACTCACCCCACTGGCATCGCACAAAGTAAAGCCCCCAAGGGTAAAAGAATCGCCTGTACAATTTGAGTGCAAAGTATTAGAAATTAAAGAATATGGCTCGGCCAATCTGATGATTTGTGAGATAGTGATGGCTCATTTTTCTGAAAGTATTTTAAACGAAAAAGGGAAAATAGACCAACTAAAAACCGATTTTGTGGCTCGACTCGGTGGCGATTGGTACGCTCATATTCGTCCTGAAGTAATGTTTGAAGTGCCAAAACCCAATGTACACAAAGGCATTGGTGTCGACCAAATCCCTAATTTTATCAAACAATCAGGTATTTTTTCTGGGAATGACTTAGGGAAATTAGGTAATGTTTCGTCTTTACCTAGCAACGAAGAAATCTCTGTATTTATGCACACCAACCCAGAAAAGCCCTCTTTCGAGAAAGCTCAACAGTACTTAGCCCAAAACCAAACTCAGAAAGCATGGCTTACACTATTGAGTATAGGAAGATAA
- the nspC gene encoding carboxynorspermidine decarboxylase: protein MIDFSQIPSPCYVLEDSLLRKNLTLLKYVQEQAGIEIICALKGFSMYSTFPMVRQYLAGATASSLNEARLCFEEMQTKAHVYAPAYLEKEFDEMMGYASHLTFNSLNQFNQFGQRAIANGISCGLRINPQYSEVETDMYNPCIAGSRLGITRNQLGDTLPEGIEGLHSHTLCENDSYTLERTLNAIVERFGGLLEQAKWLNLGGGHLITRADYDPEHLISVLKNLKARFPHLKVILEPGSAVGWRTGYLTSTVLDIIDSQGIDVAILDVSFAAHMPDTLEMPYKPRILGAHHEPVEGKPTYRFGGMTCLAGDYYGDYSFDKPLAIGDSIVFDDMIHYTMVKTTTFNGVNLPSIGIWRENDTFDLVKSFGYESFKDRL, encoded by the coding sequence ATGATTGATTTTTCACAAATACCTTCTCCTTGTTACGTGCTAGAAGACAGTCTTTTACGTAAAAACCTTACACTGCTCAAGTATGTGCAGGAACAAGCAGGTATCGAAATAATTTGTGCATTGAAAGGCTTTTCAATGTATAGTACTTTTCCGATGGTACGCCAGTATCTGGCTGGTGCTACAGCAAGTTCGCTCAACGAAGCTCGCTTGTGTTTTGAAGAAATGCAAACCAAAGCACACGTATATGCTCCTGCTTATTTGGAAAAAGAATTTGATGAAATGATGGGATACGCCAGTCACCTGACTTTCAATTCTTTAAACCAATTTAACCAGTTTGGTCAGCGTGCTATTGCCAATGGTATTAGTTGTGGTTTGCGTATCAATCCGCAATATTCGGAAGTAGAAACCGATATGTACAATCCCTGTATTGCTGGTTCTAGGCTAGGAATTACCCGTAATCAGTTGGGCGATACCCTACCCGAAGGTATCGAAGGATTACACTCTCATACGCTATGCGAAAACGATTCTTATACCTTAGAGCGTACCCTCAATGCGATTGTCGAGCGTTTTGGAGGCTTATTAGAACAAGCAAAATGGCTTAACTTGGGAGGGGGACACCTTATTACAAGGGCCGATTATGACCCCGAACATTTGATTTCTGTACTCAAAAATCTCAAAGCTCGTTTTCCACATCTTAAAGTAATTTTAGAACCAGGCTCGGCTGTTGGCTGGAGAACAGGCTATTTAACTTCTACGGTTCTCGACATTATTGACTCGCAGGGAATAGACGTAGCAATCTTAGATGTTAGCTTTGCCGCTCACATGCCCGATACTTTAGAAATGCCCTATAAACCAAGAATCTTGGGGGCTCATCACGAACCTGTTGAAGGCAAGCCAACGTACCGCTTTGGCGGTATGACTTGCTTGGCGGGCGACTATTACGGTGATTATTCGTTTGATAAACCTTTGGCTATTGGCGACTCTATCGTATTCGACGATATGATACATTATACCATGGTAAAAACAACCACCTTCAATGGCGTAAATTTACCCTCAATCGGTATCTGGCGTGAAAACGATACTTTCGATTTGGTGAAAAGCTTCGGCTACGAAAGTTTCAAAGATCGTTTATAG
- a CDS encoding DEAD/DEAH box helicase, with protein MTFESLGLSEALLKAIVEQQYTAPFPIQEQAIPAILAGKDVQGIAQTGSGKTASFVLPILELFQRKKAARSLHLKVLILVPTRELAIQISEVINGFEQFLPKKVKNTPVFGGIPLNQQMVKLKNTEILVATPGRLLELVSTQSINLAKIEMLVLDEADKMLDLGFQEEVNQILALLPTKRQNILFSATLDTESKLIKDTLLCDPIRIEVEATEKNIDLIQQSAYQVDPERKGPLLRYLIKQKDMKQVLVFVSSVRTADNLVIKLKKNGIQAMAIHSKKTQGARIEALFSFKKGGIRVLVATDLASRGIDIQFLPFVINYELPRSPKDYVHRIGRTGRAEASGEAISLICPEDEHHFKIIQKKMGKKVTILPSDELNLTGM; from the coding sequence ATGACATTTGAATCACTAGGATTATCCGAAGCTCTTCTCAAAGCGATTGTTGAACAGCAATATACCGCTCCTTTTCCTATTCAAGAACAAGCCATTCCTGCTATTTTGGCAGGAAAAGATGTACAGGGTATTGCTCAGACAGGTTCAGGAAAAACAGCCAGTTTTGTATTGCCAATTCTGGAGCTATTTCAACGCAAAAAGGCGGCAAGAAGTCTTCATTTGAAGGTATTGATTTTAGTACCAACACGTGAACTAGCGATTCAGATTTCGGAGGTTATTAATGGCTTTGAACAATTTTTGCCTAAAAAGGTGAAAAATACACCTGTTTTTGGAGGTATTCCGCTAAATCAACAGATGGTCAAACTCAAAAATACCGAAATCTTGGTAGCTACTCCTGGGCGATTGCTAGAATTGGTATCAACCCAGTCGATAAACTTGGCCAAGATAGAAATGTTGGTACTAGACGAAGCTGACAAAATGTTGGATTTGGGTTTTCAGGAAGAGGTCAATCAAATTTTGGCTTTGTTACCCACCAAACGCCAAAATATCTTGTTCTCGGCAACACTAGATACCGAAAGCAAGCTTATCAAAGATACGCTGCTATGCGACCCAATACGTATCGAAGTAGAAGCTACTGAAAAAAATATCGACTTGATTCAGCAGTCAGCTTATCAGGTTGACCCCGAACGCAAAGGGCCTTTATTACGCTATTTAATCAAGCAAAAAGATATGAAACAGGTTTTGGTGTTTGTGTCGTCGGTACGAACAGCCGATAACTTGGTTATAAAGCTGAAAAAAAATGGTATTCAGGCTATGGCTATTCATAGTAAAAAAACTCAAGGGGCTAGAATCGAAGCCCTATTTAGCTTCAAAAAAGGCGGTATTCGGGTGCTAGTGGCCACAGATTTGGCTTCAAGGGGTATCGATATTCAGTTTTTACCTTTTGTGATTAATTACGAACTGCCTCGTTCGCCCAAAGACTATGTACATCGGATTGGTAGAACTGGTAGAGCCGAAGCATCGGGCGAGGCTATTTCATTGATTTGCCCAGAAGACGAGCATCACTTTAAGATTATTCAAAAAAAAATGGGCAAAAAAGTAACAATCTTACCTTCAGACGAGTTGAACCTGACTGGCATGTAA